One genomic segment of Centropristis striata isolate RG_2023a ecotype Rhode Island chromosome 13, C.striata_1.0, whole genome shotgun sequence includes these proteins:
- the LOC131983321 gene encoding cytohesin-2-like isoform X1 yields MAIRRKDSFLWGRAPPKLPPGERRQSDTVKTHKFELLDDIQLRLEISHIIPDIHSPELKEQNKNVVRNRRFLRGKKKFNMDPKKGVHYLVENELLEWRAEPVAEFLYKEEGLNKTAIGNFLGEREEMHLKVLKAFVGLHEFSDLNLVQALRQFLWSFRLPGEAQKIDRMMEAFATRYCDCNPGVFQSTDTCYILSFAIIMLNTSLHNPNVKDKPSLQRFVSMNRGINNGEDLPTELLTKLYASIRSEPFKIPEDDGNDLTLTFFNPDREGWLLKMGGRVKTWKRRWFILTDSCLYYFEYTTDKDPIGIIPLENLCVRKLQDTSKSYCLELYNPKGQKIKACKTENKGRVVQGKHQSYKLSAASAEERDAWIEAIRASITKDPFHDLVTLRKRKLISNTSS; encoded by the exons ATGGCTATACGCAGAAAAGACAGCTTCCTCTGGGGGAGAG CTCCACCGAAACTCCCCCCAGGTGAGAGGAGGCAGAGTGACACCGTCAAGACTCACAAGTTTGAGCTGCTGGATGACATTCAG CTAAGGTTGGAGATCAGTCACATCATTCCCGATATCCACAGCCCTGAACTGAAGGAGCAGAA taaAAACGTTGTGAGAAACAGGAGATTCCTACGTGGGAAAAAGAAATTCAACATGGACCCCAAAAAG GGTGTCCATTACCTGGTTGAAAACGAACTGCTCGAATGGCGAGCAGAGCCGGTGGCTGAGTTTCTTTACAAAGAGGAAGGACTGAACAAAACCGCTATTGGCAACTTCTTGGGTGAAAG GGAGGAAATGCATCTGAAGGTACTGAAAGCCTTTGTGGGCCTGCATGAGTTCTCAGACCTGAATCTGGTGCAGGCGCTGAG GCAGTTTCTGTGGAGCTTTCGTCTCCCGGGAGAGGCTCAGAAGATTGACAGGATGATGGAGGCGTTTGCAACTCGCTACTGCGACTGTAACCCAGGGGTCTTCCAATCCACAG ACACATGCTACATCCTGTCTTTTGCCATCATCATGCTCAACACGAGTCTCCACAACCCCAACGTGAAAGACAAACCCAGTCTGCAGCGATTTGTCTCCATGAACAGAGGAATCAACAACGGGGAGGACCTGCCCACCGAGCTGCTCACG AAACTGTATGCGAGCATCCGTAGCGAGCCATTCAAAATCCCAGAGGATGACGGGAACGACCTCACGCTGACGTTTTTTAATCCGGACAGAGAGGGCTGGCTGCTGAAAATGg GTGGTCGAGTTAAAACCTGGAAGAGAAGGTGGTTCATTTTGACAGACAGCTGCTTGTACTACTTTGAGTACACCACA GACAAAGATCCAATTGGGATTATTCCTCTGGAGAATTTGTGTGTCAGGAAGCTTCAAGACACGAGCAAGTCG TATTGTCTGGAGTTATATAACCCCAAAGGACAAAAGATCAAGGCCTGCAAGACGGAAAACAAAGGCAGAGTGGTGCAGGGTAAACATCAGTCCTATAAGCTCAGTGCAGCCAGCGCCGAAGAACGGGACGCCTGGATAGAGGCGATCAG GGCGAGCATCACCAAAGACCCTTTTCATGACCTGGTGACTCTACGAAAGAGGAAGCTCATCAGCAACACTTCCTCATAG
- the LOC131983321 gene encoding cytohesin-2-like isoform X2 — protein MAIRRKDSFLWGRAPPKLPPGERRQSDTVKTHKFELLDDIQKLRLEISHIIPDIHSPELKEQNKNVVRNRRFLRGKKKFNMDPKKGVHYLVENELLEWRAEPVAEFLYKEEGLNKTAIGNFLGEREEMHLKVLKAFVGLHEFSDLNLVQALRQFLWSFRLPGEAQKIDRMMEAFATRYCDCNPGVFQSTDTCYILSFAIIMLNTSLHNPNVKDKPSLQRFVSMNRGINNGEDLPTELLTKLYASIRSEPFKIPEDDGNDLTLTFFNPDREGWLLKMGGRVKTWKRRWFILTDSCLYYFEYTTDKDPIGIIPLENLCVRKLQDTSKSYCLELYNPKGQKIKACKTENKGRVVQGKHQSYKLSAASAEERDAWIEAIR, from the exons ATGGCTATACGCAGAAAAGACAGCTTCCTCTGGGGGAGAG CTCCACCGAAACTCCCCCCAGGTGAGAGGAGGCAGAGTGACACCGTCAAGACTCACAAGTTTGAGCTGCTGGATGACATTCAG AAGCTAAGGTTGGAGATCAGTCACATCATTCCCGATATCCACAGCCCTGAACTGAAGGAGCAGAA taaAAACGTTGTGAGAAACAGGAGATTCCTACGTGGGAAAAAGAAATTCAACATGGACCCCAAAAAG GGTGTCCATTACCTGGTTGAAAACGAACTGCTCGAATGGCGAGCAGAGCCGGTGGCTGAGTTTCTTTACAAAGAGGAAGGACTGAACAAAACCGCTATTGGCAACTTCTTGGGTGAAAG GGAGGAAATGCATCTGAAGGTACTGAAAGCCTTTGTGGGCCTGCATGAGTTCTCAGACCTGAATCTGGTGCAGGCGCTGAG GCAGTTTCTGTGGAGCTTTCGTCTCCCGGGAGAGGCTCAGAAGATTGACAGGATGATGGAGGCGTTTGCAACTCGCTACTGCGACTGTAACCCAGGGGTCTTCCAATCCACAG ACACATGCTACATCCTGTCTTTTGCCATCATCATGCTCAACACGAGTCTCCACAACCCCAACGTGAAAGACAAACCCAGTCTGCAGCGATTTGTCTCCATGAACAGAGGAATCAACAACGGGGAGGACCTGCCCACCGAGCTGCTCACG AAACTGTATGCGAGCATCCGTAGCGAGCCATTCAAAATCCCAGAGGATGACGGGAACGACCTCACGCTGACGTTTTTTAATCCGGACAGAGAGGGCTGGCTGCTGAAAATGg GTGGTCGAGTTAAAACCTGGAAGAGAAGGTGGTTCATTTTGACAGACAGCTGCTTGTACTACTTTGAGTACACCACA GACAAAGATCCAATTGGGATTATTCCTCTGGAGAATTTGTGTGTCAGGAAGCTTCAAGACACGAGCAAGTCG TATTGTCTGGAGTTATATAACCCCAAAGGACAAAAGATCAAGGCCTGCAAGACGGAAAACAAAGGCAGAGTGGTGCAGGGTAAACATCAGTCCTATAAGCTCAGTGCAGCCAGCGCCGAAGAACGGGACGCCTGGATAGAGGCGATCAGGTGA